Proteins from one Deinococcus sedimenti genomic window:
- a CDS encoding MurR/RpiR family transcriptional regulator: MSQTTARPAQTPGAISRIRLHAHSLSPSLRQVADHVLREADTVIHQTITELATSAGVGEATITRLCRKLEFAGFHAFKIALAADVAGRDTQGERPTNLEGHAARLVKQAKLTLEDTGRLLTPDAIEAVAEHLSRAPRVDLTGQGNSGMIAQLFAHRLLRLGITAQAFTDPHVAAVSISTLPRGGVVIGLTSSGSTIDTVQHLRLAQSHGHYTVAITHRASSPVTRYASRVLFTSRQEEPLTDAVMDTLISQTFVLELLYTALLARRPEAAAMLRVTAESVVEKKY; this comes from the coding sequence ATGAGTCAGACCACCGCCCGCCCGGCCCAGACCCCGGGGGCCATCAGCCGCATCCGCCTGCACGCCCACAGCCTCTCCCCCTCCCTGCGCCAGGTGGCCGACCACGTCCTGCGCGAAGCCGACACCGTCATCCACCAGACCATCACCGAACTCGCCACCAGCGCCGGCGTCGGCGAGGCCACCATCACCCGCCTGTGCCGCAAACTGGAATTCGCCGGATTCCACGCCTTCAAGATCGCGCTGGCCGCCGACGTCGCCGGACGCGACACCCAGGGCGAACGGCCCACCAACCTCGAAGGGCACGCCGCCCGCCTCGTCAAACAGGCCAAACTGACCCTGGAAGACACCGGCCGCCTCCTCACCCCGGACGCCATCGAAGCGGTCGCCGAACACCTGTCCCGCGCACCCCGCGTCGACCTGACCGGACAGGGCAACAGCGGCATGATCGCCCAGCTGTTCGCGCACCGCCTGCTGCGGCTGGGCATCACCGCCCAGGCCTTCACCGACCCGCACGTGGCGGCCGTCAGCATCTCCACCCTGCCGCGCGGCGGCGTCGTGATCGGCCTGACCAGCTCCGGCAGCACCATCGACACCGTGCAGCACCTCCGCCTCGCGCAGAGCCACGGGCACTACACCGTCGCCATCACGCACCGCGCGTCCTCCCCCGTCACGCGCTACGCCAGCCGCGTGCTGTTCACCTCCCGCCAGGAAGAACCCCTGACCGACGCGGTCATGGACACCCTGATCTCCCAGACGTTCGTGCTGGAACTGCTGTACACCGCCCTGCTCGCCCGCCGCCCCGAAGCCGCCGCCATGCTGCGCGTCACGGCCGAAAGCGTGGTTGAGAAAAAGTACTGA
- a CDS encoding carbohydrate ABC transporter permease produces MPHWRQTLMSYTFLAPALILLAVFTFYPLLYGAYLGFTEYNGARFANNLPPQWVGVKNFETVLSDPLFRTALGNSVKYLLVVPALQLASLAVAVLVAKNLPGIAVFRAAYYIPVITSVSLAAVMWEWVFNREGTLNWLLGALHLTTPEAAFGWLNSEQWAFWAVMLVTFWRGFGYYMVLYLAGLQAIPEELEEAAILDGANAWQRFWSVTVPLMRPTILLCTLLSTIAALRVLEEVLVLTNGGPLNSTYTALMYVYAKAFQGFDFDYGLASAAGLIVALVALLLSALNFRLFHRDGEQA; encoded by the coding sequence ATGCCCCACTGGCGTCAGACCCTGATGTCGTACACCTTCCTGGCTCCCGCCCTGATCCTGCTGGCCGTGTTCACCTTCTACCCGCTGCTGTACGGCGCGTACCTGGGCTTCACCGAATACAACGGCGCGAGGTTCGCCAACAACCTGCCGCCCCAGTGGGTGGGCGTGAAGAACTTCGAGACGGTCCTGTCCGATCCGCTGTTCCGCACCGCGCTGGGCAACAGCGTCAAGTACCTGCTGGTCGTGCCCGCGCTGCAACTCGCGTCGCTGGCCGTCGCGGTACTCGTCGCCAAGAACCTGCCCGGCATCGCCGTGTTCCGCGCGGCGTACTACATTCCCGTGATCACCAGCGTGTCCCTGGCCGCCGTGATGTGGGAATGGGTCTTCAACCGCGAAGGCACCCTGAACTGGCTGCTGGGAGCGCTGCACCTGACCACGCCCGAAGCGGCATTCGGGTGGCTGAACAGCGAGCAGTGGGCCTTCTGGGCGGTCATGCTGGTCACGTTCTGGCGCGGCTTCGGGTACTACATGGTCCTGTACCTGGCGGGCCTGCAGGCCATCCCGGAGGAACTGGAGGAGGCCGCCATCCTGGACGGCGCGAACGCCTGGCAGCGCTTCTGGAGCGTGACCGTGCCCCTGATGCGGCCCACCATCCTGCTGTGTACCCTGCTGAGCACCATCGCCGCGCTGCGCGTGCTCGAAGAGGTGCTGGTCCTCACGAACGGCGGGCCGCTGAACAGCACGTACACCGCCCTGATGTACGTGTACGCCAAGGCCTTCCAGGGATTCGACTTCGACTACGGCCTCGCCAGTGCCGCCGGCCTGATCGTGGCCCTCGTGGCGCTGCTGCTCTCGGCGCTGAACTTCCGGCTGTTCCACCGGGACGGAGAGCAGGCGTGA
- the nagZ gene encoding beta-N-acetylhexosaminidase, which yields MIRPESTLIIDLPGADLSAADARWLAAHPVGGVCLFARNITTPDRTARLIREVRAALERDVLIAIDQEGGAVLRRLDVPPPPTPQALGALADEDAAFRAGQIAARGLLDLGINWNFAPSLDVNVDPLNPVIGERSFGTDPAQVARLGVAWARGSEAAGVLSAVKHYPGHGDTRVDSHEDLPVVNKSRAALEAAEWVPFRAAAHAALGSVMTAHILYPQLDPEWPATLSRTLLSGVLRGEWGYQGVIVTDAMDMGAIARRYPGGQAAGRALTAGADAVLVCGHGDRSVTDAHVRALRAAQASGAVSEARLHEASARLRLAEQRFPGQVQPYRAGQQALDQTDLLAWARAALRVQGNGPRLDPAAPVVLLAPSHTALGGPYGDHVTPAQLEAALRPHFPQLTTADLLDEAAARQATRAHPDAPVLLASTGRWGATPQAQHLAATLTGRAWHLCLWNPDDAAALPLPAIVTHGFRSPNLQALAETLIAR from the coding sequence ATGATCCGCCCGGAATCCACCCTGATCATCGACCTGCCCGGCGCGGACCTGAGCGCCGCCGACGCGCGCTGGCTGGCCGCGCACCCGGTGGGCGGCGTGTGCCTGTTCGCGCGGAACATCACCACTCCGGACCGCACCGCGCGCCTGATCCGCGAGGTCCGCGCGGCCCTGGAACGCGACGTGCTGATCGCCATCGACCAGGAAGGCGGAGCGGTGCTGCGCCGCCTGGACGTGCCCCCACCCCCCACCCCGCAGGCGCTGGGCGCGCTGGCCGACGAGGACGCCGCGTTCCGCGCCGGGCAGATCGCGGCGCGCGGCCTGCTGGACCTGGGCATCAACTGGAACTTCGCGCCCAGCCTGGACGTGAACGTGGACCCCCTGAACCCGGTCATCGGCGAGCGGTCCTTCGGCACGGACCCCGCGCAGGTGGCGCGGCTGGGGGTCGCGTGGGCGCGCGGCAGCGAGGCGGCGGGAGTCCTGAGCGCCGTGAAACACTACCCCGGCCACGGCGACACCCGGGTGGACAGCCACGAGGACCTGCCGGTGGTGAACAAGAGCCGCGCGGCGCTGGAGGCGGCGGAATGGGTGCCGTTCCGCGCGGCCGCGCACGCCGCCCTGGGCAGCGTGATGACCGCCCACATCCTCTACCCGCAGCTGGACCCCGAGTGGCCCGCGACCCTCTCCCGGACGCTGCTGAGCGGCGTGCTGCGCGGCGAGTGGGGCTACCAGGGCGTGATCGTCACCGACGCGATGGACATGGGCGCCATCGCCCGGCGCTACCCCGGCGGGCAGGCGGCCGGCCGCGCCCTCACGGCCGGTGCGGACGCGGTGCTGGTGTGCGGGCACGGGGACCGGTCCGTCACGGACGCGCACGTCCGCGCGCTGCGCGCCGCTCAGGCCAGCGGCGCCGTCAGCGAGGCGCGGCTGCACGAGGCCAGCGCCCGGCTGCGGCTCGCCGAACAGCGTTTCCCCGGTCAGGTCCAGCCCTACCGAGCCGGGCAGCAGGCGCTCGACCAGACGGACCTCCTGGCGTGGGCCCGCGCGGCCCTGCGCGTGCAGGGGAACGGACCGCGCCTGGACCCGGCCGCGCCGGTGGTGCTGCTCGCGCCGTCCCACACGGCCCTGGGCGGCCCCTACGGTGATCACGTGACCCCCGCGCAGCTGGAAGCCGCTCTGCGCCCCCACTTTCCGCAGCTCACCACGGCGGACCTGCTGGACGAGGCCGCCGCCCGGCAGGCGACGCGGGCGCACCCGGACGCGCCGGTCCTGCTGGCCAGCACCGGCCGCTGGGGCGCGACCCCGCAGGCGCAGCACCTGGCTGCCACCCTGACGGGCCGCGCCTGGCACCTGTGCCTGTGGAATCCGGACGACGCGGCCGCCCTGCCGCTACCGGCCATCGTCACGCACGGGTTCCGCAGCCCGAACCTTCAGGCCCTCGCAGAAACGCTGATCGCCCGGTGA
- a CDS encoding glycosyl hydrolase family 18 protein, translating to MPKTALSVSALFALTLALGACGESPQVSPGLRAQAVCTAWTEGPTYTVGQVVTYQGLTYTAIQTHTAYAGTNWNPRDTPSLWKAGGTCDSGSTDTTAPTVSVSSSASTVTTASTITLTAAASDNVGVTKVEFYDGATLLGTDTTAPYTQAVSLTAANNGTRSYTARAFDAAGNTRVSAATSVTVNIAGSGDTTAPTVSVTASPSTVTAAGTVTLNATASDNVGVTKVEFYQGATLLGTDTTAPYSAAEAVTSAQNGTRSYTAKAFDAAGNTKVSAAASVTVNIGTTPPPSSGYKRVAYFAQWGIYGRNYQVKNIDTSGTAATLTHINYAFGNVYNAGGTYKCDMVTRAESGSGDGGDAYADYGKSFDAATSVDGVADVWNQPIKGNFNQLKKLKAKHPGLKTLISLGGWTWSRYFSAAASTDASRRALVSSCIDLYIKGNLPATPDASAGPGSAAGVFDGIDIDWEYPGGGGLAYNTVSSADKQNFTLLLQEFRRQLDAVRPGLLLTIAAPGGPDKIANQDPAGYRSAVDWINIMTYDFRGAWDAAGPTNFHSNLYTDPAGPGTGPAKTYSVDTAVNAFISAGMPANKIVIGVPFYGRGWTGVPGGNNGLYQSATGPARGTYEAGIEDYKILKNAPGSVFRNATTGQMWKYDGTNFWSYDDEQVIAAKMAYVKSRGLGGAMAWSLDGDDANGTLAKAVANGLR from the coding sequence ATGCCCAAGACTGCCCTGTCCGTCTCCGCCCTGTTCGCCCTGACCCTGGCCCTGGGAGCCTGCGGTGAATCCCCCCAGGTCAGCCCCGGCCTGCGCGCCCAGGCCGTCTGCACCGCCTGGACCGAAGGCCCCACCTACACGGTCGGGCAGGTCGTCACCTACCAGGGGCTCACGTACACCGCCATCCAGACCCACACCGCCTACGCCGGCACGAACTGGAACCCCAGAGACACCCCCAGCCTGTGGAAGGCGGGCGGCACCTGCGACAGCGGCAGCACCGACACCACCGCCCCCACGGTCAGTGTCAGCAGCAGCGCCAGCACCGTCACGACCGCCTCGACCATCACCCTGACCGCTGCGGCCAGCGACAACGTCGGCGTCACGAAGGTCGAATTCTACGACGGCGCGACCCTGCTCGGCACCGACACCACCGCGCCCTACACCCAGGCCGTCTCGCTGACCGCCGCCAACAACGGCACCCGCAGCTACACCGCCAGGGCCTTCGACGCCGCCGGAAACACCAGGGTCAGTGCCGCCACCAGCGTCACCGTGAACATCGCGGGCAGCGGCGACACCACCGCCCCGACCGTGAGCGTCACCGCCAGCCCCTCCACCGTCACCGCCGCCGGAACGGTCACCCTGAACGCGACGGCCAGCGACAACGTCGGCGTCACGAAAGTCGAGTTCTACCAGGGCGCCACCCTGCTCGGCACCGACACCACCGCCCCCTACAGTGCTGCCGAGGCCGTCACCAGCGCCCAGAACGGCACCCGCAGCTACACCGCCAAGGCCTTCGACGCCGCCGGCAACACCAAGGTCAGCGCCGCTGCCAGCGTCACCGTGAACATCGGCACCACCCCACCCCCCAGCAGCGGCTACAAACGCGTCGCGTACTTCGCGCAGTGGGGCATCTACGGCCGCAACTACCAGGTGAAGAACATCGACACCAGTGGAACGGCCGCCACCCTCACCCACATCAACTACGCCTTCGGGAACGTGTACAACGCCGGCGGCACCTACAAGTGCGACATGGTCACCCGCGCCGAGAGCGGGAGCGGCGACGGCGGCGACGCCTACGCCGACTACGGCAAGAGCTTCGACGCGGCCACCAGCGTCGACGGTGTCGCGGACGTCTGGAACCAGCCCATCAAGGGCAACTTCAACCAGTTGAAGAAACTCAAGGCCAAACACCCGGGCCTGAAAACCCTGATCTCCCTGGGCGGCTGGACCTGGAGCCGCTACTTCAGCGCCGCCGCCAGCACCGACGCGTCCCGCAGGGCGCTGGTCAGCTCCTGCATCGACCTGTACATCAAGGGCAACCTCCCCGCCACGCCCGACGCGTCGGCCGGCCCCGGCTCCGCCGCCGGGGTGTTCGACGGCATCGACATCGACTGGGAATACCCCGGCGGCGGCGGCCTGGCGTACAACACCGTCAGCTCGGCCGACAAGCAGAACTTCACGCTGCTGCTGCAGGAATTCCGCCGTCAGCTGGACGCCGTGCGCCCGGGCCTGCTGCTGACCATCGCCGCGCCCGGCGGCCCCGACAAGATCGCCAACCAGGACCCCGCCGGGTACCGCAGCGCCGTGGACTGGATCAACATCATGACCTACGACTTCCGCGGCGCGTGGGACGCCGCCGGGCCCACCAACTTCCACAGCAACCTGTACACCGATCCCGCAGGCCCGGGCACCGGCCCCGCGAAGACCTACTCGGTCGACACGGCCGTGAACGCCTTCATCAGCGCTGGGATGCCCGCGAACAAGATCGTCATCGGCGTGCCCTTCTACGGTCGCGGCTGGACCGGCGTGCCCGGCGGCAACAACGGCCTGTACCAGAGTGCCACCGGACCCGCCCGCGGCACCTACGAAGCCGGCATCGAGGACTACAAGATCCTGAAAAACGCCCCCGGCAGCGTGTTCCGCAACGCCACCACCGGCCAGATGTGGAAGTACGACGGCACCAATTTCTGGAGTTACGACGACGAGCAGGTCATCGCCGCGAAGATGGCCTACGTCAAGAGCAGGGGCCTGGGCGGCGCGATGGCCTGGTCACTCGACGGAGACGACGCCAACGGCACCCTGGCCAAAGCCGTCGCCAACGGCCTGCGGTAA
- a CDS encoding response regulator yields the protein MTPHRLLIVEDSDEDFQAIQWALQRLDRPYPLERCVDGDAALSWIQDGEHWPSLILLDLNLPGTDGREVLTALRADPRTRPLPVVVLSTSASERDVNECYLLGANSYLTKPVNFTQFTEQLRLTLAYWLDAVRLPQAPEHR from the coding sequence GTGACCCCCCACCGCCTGCTGATCGTGGAAGACAGCGACGAGGACTTCCAGGCCATCCAGTGGGCGCTGCAACGCCTGGACCGCCCTTACCCCCTGGAACGCTGCGTGGACGGCGACGCCGCCCTGAGCTGGATTCAGGACGGCGAGCACTGGCCCAGCCTGATCCTGCTGGACCTGAACCTGCCCGGCACCGACGGCCGCGAGGTGCTGACCGCGCTGCGCGCCGACCCCCGCACCCGGCCGCTGCCGGTCGTGGTGCTGTCCACGTCCGCCAGCGAACGTGACGTGAACGAGTGCTACCTGCTCGGCGCGAACAGCTACCTCACCAAACCCGTGAACTTCACGCAGTTCACCGAACAGCTGCGCCTGACCCTCGCCTACTGGCTCGACGCGGTGCGCCTGCCCCAGGCGCCGGAGCACCGGTGA
- a CDS encoding ABC transporter substrate-binding protein — translation MKRTLKALTLGLALAASTASAQTTVTFWTWYLSPKFDGYIKDTITAFEKANPGIKVQWFDKQDSMVQDFIASVNLGSAPDVVNLNIDETQKAAQNGFLSAVNGLTSPSTLRATFYPQSLSNFTSGGNTYAYPWYGWLNEGVLLYNPDLFKKAGLTRPPRTASEMLSYAKTIKDKTGAYAWVPALKDPNTASFLGYFYAEGLPVTDASGKAAFNTPQHANLLAQYVTLYRGGYIPEDAVRREAFQLATELYAQNRVAMIIGGPQALTRIKDTNPSLYAKTVVTGAPLGKAFLQTGGSMGLVIPKASKNPQAAAKLAAFFTNNANQLAFAKVVPVVPTTLGAQTSAQFKTTSSDPIARATALVGASGRLINPGYKAPGNSDDLYKNFNDNIEAALLGKKTAQKALADAATYWNANLKK, via the coding sequence ATGAAACGTACCCTGAAAGCCCTGACCCTCGGCCTCGCCCTCGCCGCCTCTACCGCCAGCGCCCAGACCACCGTCACCTTCTGGACCTGGTACCTGAGCCCCAAATTCGACGGGTACATCAAAGACACCATCACCGCGTTCGAGAAGGCCAACCCCGGCATCAAGGTCCAGTGGTTCGACAAGCAGGACTCCATGGTGCAGGACTTCATCGCCAGCGTGAACCTCGGCTCGGCCCCCGACGTCGTGAACCTGAACATCGACGAGACGCAGAAAGCCGCGCAGAACGGCTTCCTGAGCGCCGTGAACGGTCTCACCAGCCCGTCCACGCTGCGCGCCACCTTCTACCCCCAGAGCCTGAGCAACTTCACCTCCGGCGGCAACACCTACGCCTACCCCTGGTACGGCTGGCTGAACGAAGGCGTGCTGCTGTACAACCCCGACCTGTTCAAGAAAGCCGGCCTGACCCGCCCCCCCCGCACCGCCAGCGAGATGCTCAGCTACGCCAAGACCATCAAGGACAAGACCGGCGCCTACGCCTGGGTGCCCGCCCTGAAAGACCCCAACACCGCGTCCTTCCTGGGGTACTTCTACGCCGAGGGCCTGCCCGTCACCGACGCCAGCGGCAAGGCCGCGTTCAACACCCCCCAGCACGCCAACCTGCTGGCGCAGTACGTGACGCTCTACCGCGGCGGGTACATCCCCGAAGACGCCGTGCGCCGCGAAGCGTTCCAGCTGGCCACCGAACTGTACGCCCAGAACCGCGTGGCCATGATCATCGGCGGCCCCCAGGCCCTGACCCGCATCAAGGACACCAACCCCAGCCTGTACGCCAAGACCGTCGTGACCGGCGCCCCGCTGGGCAAGGCGTTCCTGCAGACCGGCGGCAGCATGGGCCTCGTGATTCCCAAGGCCAGCAAGAACCCGCAGGCCGCCGCGAAACTCGCCGCGTTCTTCACGAACAACGCCAACCAGCTGGCCTTCGCCAAGGTCGTGCCCGTGGTGCCCACCACGCTCGGCGCGCAGACCAGCGCACAGTTCAAGACCACCAGCAGCGACCCGATCGCCCGCGCCACCGCCCTCGTGGGCGCGTCGGGCCGCCTGATCAACCCCGGGTACAAGGCGCCGGGCAACAGTGACGACCTGTACAAGAACTTCAACGACAACATCGAAGCGGCGCTGCTGGGCAAGAAGACCGCGCAGAAGGCCCTGGCGGACGCCGCGACCTACTGGAACGCCAACCTGAAGAAGTAA
- a CDS encoding ATP-binding protein: MSRALHVLVVDDSPEDTATYLRYLRSWPDWNVTLSHASLGDAAADLLSRATPDLILLDYQLPDTTGVEFLQENQPDCAVIVLTGVGDEEIAVHAMRAGAQDYLVKGRLTPDSLRRAAQSALNTYALSRELDTARAQQAALLRSITDGVLQVNEDLCVLNLNPAAQTLLGTGDDLRGQALTQLSWLNDTALPTLLRAAEGGSTDLRTPGGTWLHARVYPGEHGQTVYLYDDTARRDMQARQRTHTRQLNDLYSVAATLNAARTRDEVRRAAGATAPALLGTDAALLLPGEVIPGHLPGDLRARLASGPDGAATGADWQVTPLRDAGEWIGTLVLLGPVDPQRPCTLCSTFAQLLQTALLRAALLEREQQDRQTLEERVQARTAALERSNRDLEQFAHVASHDLKEPLRTIGSFTQLLQSRYATQLDSRAQRYMHIIVDGAQRMSTLIEDVLAISRLHNRAAPPTLTDLNGLVQDVLTQLHTLIADTGGHVHVQPLPTLTLNPTQFTQLFLNLIGNTLKFHRPGVAPDVHLSARREGDSWHFTVRDNGIGIPQEYAERVFVIFQRLHTREQYAGNGIGLALCRRIVEGRGGRIWLDPLPDDAGTILHFTVPIAPPHADPDRPFVAPPELTLEQR, encoded by the coding sequence GTGAGCCGCGCCCTGCACGTGCTCGTCGTGGACGACAGCCCCGAGGACACCGCCACGTACCTGCGCTACCTGCGGTCCTGGCCCGACTGGAACGTCACGCTCAGCCACGCCAGCCTGGGCGACGCCGCCGCCGACCTGCTGAGCCGCGCCACGCCCGACCTGATCCTGCTGGACTACCAGCTGCCCGACACCACCGGCGTGGAATTCCTGCAGGAGAACCAGCCCGACTGCGCCGTGATCGTCCTGACCGGCGTCGGCGACGAGGAGATCGCCGTGCACGCCATGCGCGCCGGCGCGCAGGACTACCTCGTCAAGGGCCGCCTGACGCCCGACAGCCTGCGCCGCGCCGCACAGAGCGCCCTGAACACCTACGCCCTCAGCCGGGAACTCGACACCGCCCGCGCGCAGCAGGCCGCGCTGCTGCGCAGCATCACCGACGGCGTCCTGCAGGTCAACGAGGACCTGTGCGTCCTGAACCTCAACCCTGCCGCGCAGACCCTGCTGGGCACCGGCGACGACCTGCGCGGCCAGGCCCTGACCCAGCTCAGCTGGCTGAACGACACCGCGCTGCCCACCCTGCTGCGCGCCGCCGAGGGCGGCAGCACCGACCTGCGCACCCCGGGCGGGACGTGGCTGCACGCCCGCGTGTACCCCGGCGAGCACGGCCAGACCGTGTACCTGTACGACGACACCGCCCGGCGCGACATGCAGGCCCGCCAACGCACCCACACCCGGCAGCTGAACGACCTGTACAGCGTGGCCGCCACGCTGAACGCCGCCCGCACCCGCGACGAGGTGCGGCGCGCCGCGGGTGCCACCGCCCCCGCCCTGCTCGGCACCGACGCGGCGCTGCTGCTGCCCGGCGAGGTGATTCCGGGCCACCTGCCCGGCGACCTGCGCGCCCGCCTCGCCAGCGGCCCGGACGGCGCGGCGACCGGCGCGGACTGGCAGGTCACGCCGCTGCGCGACGCCGGCGAGTGGATCGGCACGCTCGTACTGCTGGGCCCGGTGGACCCTCAGCGGCCCTGCACGCTGTGCTCCACGTTCGCGCAACTGCTGCAGACCGCCCTGCTGCGCGCCGCGCTCCTCGAACGCGAGCAGCAGGACCGTCAGACGCTCGAGGAACGCGTGCAGGCCCGCACCGCCGCGCTGGAACGCAGCAACCGCGACCTCGAGCAGTTCGCGCACGTCGCCAGCCACGACCTGAAAGAACCGCTGCGGACTATCGGGTCGTTCACGCAGCTGCTGCAGAGCCGCTACGCCACCCAGCTCGACAGCCGCGCGCAGCGCTACATGCACATCATCGTGGACGGCGCCCAGCGGATGTCCACCCTGATCGAGGACGTCCTGGCGATCAGCCGCCTGCACAACCGCGCCGCGCCCCCCACCCTGACCGACCTCAACGGCCTCGTGCAGGACGTCCTGACCCAGCTGCACACCCTGATCGCCGACACCGGCGGGCACGTGCACGTGCAGCCCCTGCCCACCCTGACCCTCAATCCCACGCAGTTCACGCAGCTGTTCCTGAACCTGATCGGCAACACCCTGAAATTCCACCGGCCCGGCGTGGCGCCCGACGTGCACCTCAGCGCGCGGCGCGAGGGCGACAGTTGGCACTTCACGGTCCGGGACAACGGCATCGGCATTCCCCAGGAGTACGCCGAGCGGGTGTTCGTGATCTTCCAGCGCCTGCACACCCGCGAGCAGTACGCCGGCAACGGCATCGGGCTGGCCCTGTGCCGCCGCATCGTGGAAGGCCGCGGCGGCCGCATCTGGCTCGACCCGCTTCCCGACGACGCCGGCACCATCCTGCACTTCACCGTCCCGATCGCTCCCCCGCACGCCGACCCGGACCGGCCCTTCGTGGCCCCGCCGGAACTCACGCTCGAGCAGCGCTGA
- a CDS encoding carbohydrate ABC transporter permease, translated as MSARTAPTPAQAARPVRWRRPVNTALRYLLLTVILIFAVFPFIWTLAIALTDKTAGTSIYAFPQSLLPSRVTLNNFTDVFRTFSLAKYLLNSVIITALTVVGTLLVSALAAYPLARFRFPGRGVLFGLIVATLVLPSETTFIVNTLTLKNLGLLGTHAGVVLPTIAGAFGIFLMRQAFLAIPAALLEAARLDGASELLILTRIMLPLTRPSLAALGIFTTVTTWNAYFWPMLVLSGAPDKAPLAVAVLKLKGQFNYDPFNIAAGSIIMMLPVLLVFLAAQRLFLRGMEGAVK; from the coding sequence GTGAGCGCCCGCACCGCTCCCACCCCCGCGCAGGCGGCCCGGCCGGTGCGGTGGCGCCGCCCGGTGAACACCGCGCTGCGGTACCTGCTGCTGACCGTCATCCTGATCTTCGCGGTGTTTCCGTTCATCTGGACGCTGGCCATCGCCCTGACCGACAAGACCGCCGGCACCAGCATCTACGCGTTCCCGCAGAGCCTGCTGCCCAGCCGGGTCACGCTGAACAACTTCACGGACGTGTTCCGCACCTTCAGCCTCGCGAAGTACCTGCTGAACTCCGTGATCATCACCGCGCTGACCGTCGTGGGGACCCTGCTCGTTTCCGCGCTGGCCGCGTACCCGCTGGCCCGCTTCCGCTTTCCCGGGCGGGGCGTGCTGTTCGGACTGATCGTGGCGACCCTGGTGCTGCCCAGCGAAACGACCTTCATCGTGAACACCCTGACCCTGAAGAACCTGGGTCTGCTCGGCACGCACGCCGGGGTGGTGCTGCCCACCATCGCGGGCGCGTTCGGCATCTTCCTGATGCGGCAGGCGTTCCTGGCGATCCCGGCGGCGCTGCTGGAAGCCGCGCGGCTGGACGGCGCGAGCGAACTGCTGATCCTGACGCGCATCATGCTGCCCCTGACCCGCCCGAGCCTCGCGGCGCTGGGCATCTTCACGACCGTCACCACCTGGAACGCGTACTTCTGGCCGATGCTGGTCCTCAGTGGCGCGCCCGACAAGGCGCCGCTGGCCGTGGCCGTCCTGAAACTCAAGGGGCAGTTCAACTACGATCCGTTCAACATCGCCGCCGGGTCGATCATCATGATGCTGCCCGTGCTGCTGGTGTTCCTCGCGGCGCAGCGGCTGTTCCTGCGCGGCATGGAAGGAGCTGTGAAATGA
- a CDS encoding SIS domain-containing protein: MTEPLMLTEAREAPQVAARQAGSAALDAAVRAIRAFAPSFVVTLARGSSDHAATTLKYALETQVRLPVMSAAPSVSGVYGADLDLRGALVLAISQSGGSPDLVEALSRARAAGALTCALVNVEGSPLAQVADLVVPLCAGEERAVAATKSYLAALVMGARLVQAWQPDPALARALDALPGTLDATLRAEVRARDLAAQLAREVPHRLLVLGRGLHAGVAAEVALKFQETAGLAALPFSTAEFAHGPARLADPLTPALFFQARDATAPFTADTLRTLGGYGTPVTVIGAATPDRAADLPTPDSGHPLTDPAVSALAAQLLIAHLAVQRGENPDAPPRLSKVTRTR, translated from the coding sequence ATGACCGAACCGCTGATGCTGACCGAGGCGCGCGAGGCGCCGCAGGTGGCCGCGCGGCAGGCCGGCAGCGCCGCGCTGGACGCGGCCGTGCGCGCCATCCGTGCCTTCGCGCCCAGCTTCGTGGTGACCCTGGCGCGCGGGTCGTCCGACCACGCCGCCACCACCCTGAAGTACGCCCTGGAAACGCAGGTGCGCCTGCCTGTCATGAGCGCCGCGCCCAGCGTGAGCGGCGTGTACGGCGCGGACCTCGACCTGCGCGGGGCGCTGGTGCTGGCCATCAGTCAGTCGGGCGGCAGCCCGGACCTGGTCGAGGCCCTGAGCCGCGCGCGCGCCGCCGGAGCCCTCACCTGCGCGCTTGTGAACGTGGAGGGCAGCCCGCTGGCGCAGGTGGCCGATCTGGTCGTGCCGCTGTGCGCCGGAGAGGAACGCGCCGTGGCCGCCACGAAGAGTTACCTCGCGGCGCTCGTGATGGGCGCGCGGCTGGTGCAGGCCTGGCAGCCCGACCCGGCGCTGGCCCGCGCGCTGGACGCGCTGCCCGGCACGCTGGACGCCACGCTACGCGCCGAGGTGCGCGCCCGGGACCTCGCCGCGCAACTGGCGCGCGAGGTGCCTCACCGCCTGCTGGTGCTGGGCCGCGGGCTGCACGCGGGCGTAGCCGCCGAGGTGGCCCTGAAGTTCCAGGAGACCGCGGGGCTGGCGGCGCTGCCGTTTTCCACCGCCGAGTTCGCGCACGGCCCGGCGCGACTGGCCGATCCGCTGACTCCCGCGCTGTTCTTCCAGGCGCGCGACGCCACCGCACCGTTCACGGCCGACACGCTGCGCACCCTGGGCGGGTACGGCACGCCCGTCACGGTGATCGGGGCGGCCACGCCGGACCGCGCGGCCGACCTGCCCACGCCCGACAGCGGCCACCCGCTGACCGACCCGGCGGTGTCCGCCCTGGCCGCGCAGCTGTTGATCGCGCATCTGGCCGTGCAGCGCGGCGAGAATCCGGACGCCCCGCCGCGCCTGAGCAAGGTGACCCGCACCCGATGA